The DNA sequence AGAGGAATCTGGTAAACATCTTTGGCTATAGTCTTCATCTTTTCAAATTTTATAGAAACAAAGATTTGAATTCAGCCCTTAAATTCTCTTGACAAATGTTAAGAAATGCTTTGTCTGATCCGGCTTAAAGATTCCGCCGTGATTCCTAAAAAAGAAGCCACATGAATCAAAGGTGTTCTTTGAATGATTTTGGGGTGAGCGGTTTCAAGAAAAGTCAGGTATTTTTCTTTTGCAGGAATCATTTGAAGTTTTAGTATTCGATCGGCCATACAGAGATAGTTTTGCTCCGCGAGAATTCTGCCAACACGTTCCCAATTTGGAATTGCAGCATATAAATCCTGCATTTTTTCATAATTTATAGAAAGAACTTCACATTCTTCAAGGCAATGGATATTCTCGTAAGACGGAGTCTGGTTGATGAAACTGGAGTAAGAAGAAATAAAACCATTATCGCAGCTTAAATAAGTAGTGATCTCTTTTCCGTCTTTTAAATAATAGGTACGGGCTAATCCGTTACTAATGAAGAAAATTCTGTTGCTGATTTTTCCAATAGAAGAGAGATATGTTTTAGCATCAAATTTTTCATATTCAAAACAAGAAAGAATCTTTTCTATTTCCTTTTCTGTAAAGGAAGCAATCGAAAGAATTTGTTCTTTTAAGGAGGATTCCATAGCTCTAAAACTAAATACTGTTGGCTAAAATAAATCCGCTCGTCCAGGCATTCTGAAAGTTAAATCCACCCGTAATAGCATCGATATTTACGATCTCTCCGGCAAAATAAAGGTTCTGATGTAACTTACTTTCCATAGTTTTAAAGTTGATTTCTTTTAAGTCAATTCCACCTGCAGTTACAAACTCTTCTTTAAAAGTGCTTTTTCCGTTGACTTGAAATTTTGCTTTGGTAAGTTGTGAAGCCAAATTTTGCAATTGAATTTTAGATAAATCCGCCCATTTGGTTTCCGCGTCAATTGCTGAGGCTAAAACGAAACTTTCCCATAAACGATTTGGAAAATCGAAGGGTGATTTTTTAGAAACGGCTTTTTTAGCGTGTTCTTGTTTTAAGTCTTTTAGTATTTTTTCCGCATCTTCAGTGTCCACGTCGTTAAGCCAATTGACAAAAATGGTGAATTGATAATTTTTATCGAACAAAGTTCTTGCTCCCCAAGCGGAAAGTTTGAGGATTGCAGGGCCGCTCATTCCCCAATGGGTAATTAACAAAGGACCAGTTGATTCGAGTTTGGTATCTTTTACGGTTACAGTTACCTTAGCTGCAACTCCGGGTAATTCTTTGATACGGGAATCTTTAATGTTAAAAGTAAACAGGGAAGGTACCGGACTCACGATCGCGTGACCTTGTGTTTGCAACATTTCCCATATTTTTGGATTGCTGCCGGTGGCAAGAATTAATTTTTCTGCGGCGTAATTTTCGTTCTGTGTATCAATTTTCCAATGCTTTTCACTTTTAAAAATGGATTGAACGCTTTGACCAATTAATACTTTTATACCTAATTTTTCGGTTGCTTTTAAGAAACAATCGATAATAGTTTGCGAAGAATTTGAAACGGGAAACATCCTGCCATCGTCTTCGATTTTTAATTCAACGCCATGTTTTTCGAACCATTCAATGGTATCTCCCGAGCAAAATTGATGAAAAGGGCCACGTAGTTCTTTTTCACCACGCGGGTAAAATTTAACTAATTCATTCGGTTCAAAACAAGCGTGCGTCACATTGCATCTTCCGCCACCGGAAACGCGAACTTTAGAGAGTACTTCTTTTCCTCTTTCTAAAATAGCAATTTTTAGTTTTGGGTTTTTCTCTGCGATATTAATAGCGGTAAAAAATCCTGCTGCACCTCCTCCAACGATTATTATGTCGAAATTTTTGGTCATATTATTTTTTTTGCCACGAATTGCTCGAATTAGCACGAATTTTTGATTTTGTGGGTTCTTTTTTTTGCCACAGATTAAAAGGATTAACATAGATTTTGAAATCCTTCCAATCCTTATTAATCTGTGGCAAAATTAAAGCATTATATTTTATCAGGGAAATCGCTGATGATTCCGTCTACATGGTAACTTTTTATTTTTTGAATGTCCTTTGCCTCATTGACTGTCCACGGTAAAACCCAAAAACCTTTTTCTTGTATTTGTCTTGTGTTTTCCTGATTTAGCAGCTGGTAATCCGGATGAATGGCGCATGCTTTTATGGATTCAGCGAAAGTCAAAGCGGTATCAAGAGCTGTTTCGGTTAGTACTCCAATAAGGATTTTTGAATCTAAATGATGCACTTCCAGCAAAGCATTCCAATCAAAACTCGAAACAATAAAGTGTTCGTAATTCCAGCTTTTTTCAGAAATGTATTGGTGAATTAAAGCGACCACTTTAGCCGCTGTATCCGCATTTTTTAATTCGATATTGATCAGACATTTTTTGTCGATCAGATTAAAAACCTCGTTTAAGGTTGGGATTTCGTATTGGTCTGCGATCAAAAAAGACTTTAATTCGGATAAAGATAGGGTGTTTACAAAACCTTTCCCGTTGGTCATTTTGTCGATGGTTTCGTCATGCATGACTATTAAATGGCCATCAAGGCTGAGGTGAACGTCGAGTTCAATTCCGTCTGCCTTTAGGTCTAATGCTTTCTGAAATGCTTTTAAAGTGTTTTCGGGTTCGTAGCCTTTGGCACCGCGATGGGCTATTTTTAGCATCTTTTTTAGTTTAACCGCAAAGTTCGTGATTTTTGAGTTCGTAATCTTTGTGTAAAGTAAAAAATTAACCGCAAGGTTCGCAAAGTTTAATTACAGCATTACGACGGTTCTCTTTTAATTTTATACCTAATTTTTTTGCACTCAGATTTAGCAGATTGCGCAGATTTTTTATAAAGAGTAAATTAAGATCAGCCTAATCTGCTAAATCTGCGTGCAAAAGAAAATCTTTGCGAACCTTATGTCTAATTTTTTAAACGCAAAGTAAAGACAAGGGGCGCAAAGTTTTTTTTCTTTGCGCCCCTTGCAGTTAATTTTTCCTAGTTCAATTCTAAAACAACAGCCGATTTAGGCTCTAAAGTAATTTCAGTAGTTAAATCAAATGTTTTTTCGGTAATAACATCTTTTCCGGACTTATAGTTTTTGATGTTTTCTTTAAAACGATCGGTTTTAATAGTCTGTGGTTTCGCATTGTTATTAAAAACAACCATCACCGTTTTAGTATCTGTATATCTAAAGTAAACATAGCTATTATTCTCCGGAATATAATGGGTCATTTTTCCGAAATGAACGGCCTCATTCAATTTTCTCCAGTTGAATAATTTAGAGGTAAAATCGAAATATTGTGCCTGCAGTTCTGTTCTTCCTTCTTTGGTAAAAGCATTGTTTTTGTCACCAATCCACCCACCCGGGAAGTCCTGACGAATGCCACCATCACCTTTGCTTTTATCACCACCCATTCCGATTTCTGAGCCGTAATACAATTGTGGAATTCCACGAACGGTAGCCAGTAGTGTCATGACCAATTTGTATTTTGCCACATCATATTTGTAACCATCATTGATACGGTTGGTGTCGTGGTTTTCGGCGAAAACCAAAATATTATTCGGGTTTGGGTACAGGTAATCTAAAGCAAAATTGTTGTAGAATTTGATCATTCCATTGTCCCAGGTTGCTTCATCTTCATTAAAAGCCGAACCAATCTGATCCTGTAACGTAAAATCCATTACACTTGGTAAATTCGAATTGTAGTTTTGAATAGCCCCAATTTTACTGTCTTTTTGCCAATAGGCCAATTGCGCCTGATTGTGCATCCAGATTTCGCCCACAATATTAAAGTTTGGATATTCATCGGTAACCGATTTTGCCCAATTTGCCATAGCCGTTGGATCAGAATAATTGTAAGTATCTACTCTGAATCCGTCCAGATTGGCGTATTCAATCCACCAGATGGCATTTTGAGTCAGGTATTTTGCTACTAATGGATTTCTTAAATTCAAATCGGGCATAGAAGGAACAAACCATCCGTCAAGACAGATTTCTTTGTCCGTTTTTGAAGCATGAATGTCGGTGATTACTTCACGACGGTGATGTGTTTGTGCATAATTATCGATTCTGTTGAACCATGATTTTGTTGGTAAATCCTGCATCATCCAGTGGGTGATTCCCCAGTGATTGGTTACATAATCCATCACCAGTTTCATATTTCTTTTATGCATTTCGGCAGCTAAACGAACGTAATCTTCATTGGTTCCGTAACGGGGATCTATTTTGTAAACATCAGATTGAGCGTAGGTATGATACGAATGTTGTTTGTCATTGTCTTCGTTTAAAGGGGTATTCCAGATTGTAGTTGCTCCCAGAGAAGCGATGTAATCTAAGTTTTTGATGATTCCTTCGATATCTCCACCATGGCGTCCACTTGGATCTTTGCGGTTCTCTTTATCCGTTAAAGAAGCATTACTGTCGTTTTTAGGATTTCCGTTGGCAAAACGATCGGGCATGATTAGGTAGATCATGTCAGAGGCATCGTAGCTTTTTCTGTCGGCTGAATTGGCTCTTCTTTCTTTAAGGGAATATTTTTGGGTAAAAGCGACTTTGTTTTTCATTTTAAAAGAAAAAATCAATTCAGAAGCTTTGAGGTTTTGTGTGTCGATGGTAAGGAAAACGTAGTTCGGGTTTTCTGTTTTTTCTACATTTTTAATGACAACATTGTTTGAAACGGAAGCTTCGTATTGTGCAATATTTTTGCCGTAGAACATAATCTGTAGTTCCGGATTTTTCATTCCTGCGTACCAAAAAGGCGGTTCTACTTTTTGAATCTGTGCTTTCGCGGAAGCAGAGAATAAGAGAACAAGTAGCGTTATTCTATGGATCGATTGGCTTATTTTTTTAATGCTCATAATTTATAAGTTTTTTTGTTTTGTCCATTCGAGCGAAGTCGAGAACTATTGCTGCATCTCGACTTCGCTCGATGTGACAAAATTAGATGTGACAGAAAAGGGATTCTAAAAAAAAAAGACAAGTAATTCTGGGGGAAATCACTTGTCTTTAGAAATTATTTAGTTTCGATAATGCTAATGGCATAACCTCCACCGGGAGCAGACAACTGCGATAATTTTGATTTGCTTGTTACACTAATTTTTTTGATTGTGTAAGCTTGCGGGTTTGTTTTGTAATGTGCGTCTTTTGCATCAGCATAAATTGTAGCGGTATATTTTTTACCTTTTTCAAGGAAGCTGAAATCAATGTTGGATGTACGAGACGTTTCACCGTTTACATTTCCAACGAACCAGTTGTTTGTTCCTTTTGCTTTACGGGCAACGGTAATAAAATCTCCCGGTTCAGCTTCAATATATTTACTTTCAGACCAATCTACCGCAACATCTTTGATGAATTGGAAAGCATCAGGGAAACGATCATAGTTTTCCGGAGTATCTGCTGCCATTTGCAACGGGCTGTACATGGTAACATACAAAGCCAATTGATTGGCGATGGTGCTGTTTACATGAGATTTGTTGTCCGGATTCATTTTGCTGATATCCATTTCGAAGATTCCCGGCGTGTAATCCATTGGACCGCCAATTAAACGTGTAAAAGGTAAAACGGTAACGTGATTGGGTTTAGAACCTCCAAAAGCTTGGTATTCTGTTCCTCTTGCGGCTTCGTTTCCAATTAAGTTCGGGTAAGTTCTGCAAATTCCGGTTGGACGAACTGCTTCGTGCGCATTGACCATAATTTTATAATCAGCTGCTTTTTCGATAGCATATTGATAGTGGTTGACAATCCATTGATCGTAATGGTTTTCACCACGAGGTAAAATGTCTCCAACGTAACCGCTTTTTACAGCATCGTAACCGTTGTCTTTCATGAATTGATACGCTTTGTCCATATGGCGCTCATAGTTACGAACAGATCCTGAAGTCTCATGGTGCATGATAATTTTCACCCCTTTAGATTTGGCATATTCGTGTAAACCTTTCACATCAAAATCCGGATAAGGCGTTACAAAGTCAAAAACATAATCTTTAGAATGACCAAACCAGTCTTCCCAGCCTTCATTCCAACCTTCAACCAAAACAGCGTCGAAACCATTTTTAGCAGCAAAATCAATGTATTTTTTTACGTTGGCATTAGTCGCTCCATGTGTACCGTTTGGTTTTGCTTTTGAAAAATCAGAAACACCCAATTGTACTGTTGGGAAGTCGTTGGTGTACGACCAAGAACTTTTACCTGTAATCATTTCCCACCAAACTCCTATATATTTTACGGGTTTAATCCATGAAGTATCATCAATTTTGGAAGGATCATTTAAGTTCAAAGTCATTTTTGAAGCTAAGATTTCTCTCGCATCATCGCTTACCATAATTGTTCTCCATGGAGAATGACTTGGTGCTTGCATATAACCTTTATCGCCCTTTGCATCCGGAGTTAACCAAGATTCGAAAATCATGTTTTTATCATCCAGATTCAAATGCATACACGAATAATTAATCAAAGCCGCTTCGTGTAAATTGATGTAGATTCCATCATTTGTTTTTAGCATCAATGAAGTTTGTACACCAGTTGGCGAAAATGATTTTTGCGAAACATTTGCGGTATACGCTTTTTCAGACAGACCTCTGATTTCAGACAATTTCGATTTGGTGTAATCGTATTCCTGAGTATCGTAATCCCCTGGAATCCAAAAAGCAGTGTGGTCACCCGCCATTGCAAATTGAGTTCTCTCTTCTTTAATGATAAAGTAAGTAAGGTTTTTTTGCGTTGGGAATTCATAACGGAATCCTAAACCATCATCAAATAAACGGAAACGAATCACGATTTGACGGTCTGTTCCTTTTTGATTTAAAGTAACAGCCAATTCATTGTAATGATTTCTAATCTGATCTACTTCTCCCCAAACCGGTTTCCAGTTTTCGTCAAAAGTGGTTGCTTTGGAATCCGCAATTGTAAAATCGTTCAACAAAGATTTTTGGTCCCCTTTCAGTTCAAGTCCAAGTTTACTGGTTTTTACAACTTCTTTATTTTTGTACTTTAAATTATAAGTTGGCGTTCCGTCATTTTGAAGCGAAAATTCCATTACAAATTTTCCTTCGGGTGATTTTAATTGTTGCGCTTGGGCTACTGTGCTAAATGCAAACAGTAGGAAACTTGCAAGAAATAATTTCTTCATGATTTTAAGTTTAAAATTTTCGACTTTAATTGATTTGAGCCATTTTGCTTATCGTTAGTGGTTTGTCATTCACTATAATAGTTAAATCCTGATCACCATCTACCGTAAATATAGTTTCAATATGATTTACAGCGACTTTCACAATTCGATTTCTAAAGTTTATTTTAAAGGAATAACCGTCCCATTCTTTTGGAATTTTGGGTGAAAAATGAAGCTGGTCTTCGATCACACGCATGCCACCAAAACCTTCTACAATACTCATCCAGGTTCCGGCCATTGAGGTAATATGACAACCTTCCTCCACTTCTTTGTTATAATCATCCAGATCTAAACGGGAAGTTCTTAAATAGAACGTATAAGCCATATCCATTTTATCCAAAGCAGCTGCCTGAATGGAATGTACACATGGCGAAAGCGAACTTTCATGAACGGTAAACGATTCGTAAAACTCAAAATTACGTTTTAATTCTTCTTTAGAGAAATGATTTTCAAAGAAGTAGAAACACTGTAAAACATCTGCCTGTTTAATGTAAGGCGAACGTAAAACACGATCCCAAGACCATTTTTGATTGATCGGTCTTTGCGAACGATCCAAATCTTTTACAGGAACTAAATCTTTGTCCAAAAAGCCGTCTTGCTGTAAATAAAGCCCTAGTTCTTCTGAAATCGGGAAGTACATATTGTCCGCTACTTTTTTCCACTCCTGAATTTCAGCAGCAGAAAGCGTTACTTTTTCAAGGATGCGTTTGTGATCAGCAGGATATTCAACAGCTACTTTTTTGATTTGTTCTTCAGCATAATCAATACACCATTTTGCAATATAATTGGTATAGAAATTATTGTTGATGTTGTTTTCGTACTCATTTGGACCTGTAACGCCCAAAATCACATATTGGTTTTTGTCTTTAGAGAAAGAAGCTCTCTGGTGCCAAAAACGCGCAATTCCGATTAAAACTTCTAATCCTTTTTCGGGAATATAAGAGTAATCTCCGGTGTAACGATAGTAGTTGAAAATAGCAAAAGCGATCGCACCATTTCTGTGAATTTCTTCGTGTGTGATCTCCCATTCGTTATGACATTCTTCGCCATTCATAGTCACCATCGGGTAAAGAGCAGCGCCATTTTTGAAGCCTAAATTGTCTTTCGCATTTTCAATCGCTTTGTCTAATTGATTGAAACGATAGGTCAATAAATTACGGGCCACCTGTTGGTCTTTGGTCGCCATGT is a window from the Flavobacterium cupriresistens genome containing:
- a CDS encoding NAD(P)/FAD-dependent oxidoreductase — translated: MTKNFDIIIVGGGAAGFFTAINIAEKNPKLKIAILERGKEVLSKVRVSGGGRCNVTHACFEPNELVKFYPRGEKELRGPFHQFCSGDTIEWFEKHGVELKIEDDGRMFPVSNSSQTIIDCFLKATEKLGIKVLIGQSVQSIFKSEKHWKIDTQNENYAAEKLILATGSNPKIWEMLQTQGHAIVSPVPSLFTFNIKDSRIKELPGVAAKVTVTVKDTKLESTGPLLITHWGMSGPAILKLSAWGARTLFDKNYQFTIFVNWLNDVDTEDAEKILKDLKQEHAKKAVSKKSPFDFPNRLWESFVLASAIDAETKWADLSKIQLQNLASQLTKAKFQVNGKSTFKEEFVTAGGIDLKEINFKTMESKLHQNLYFAGEIVNIDAITGGFNFQNAWTSGFILANSI
- a CDS encoding glycoside hydrolase family 13 protein, with the translated sequence MSIKKISQSIHRITLLVLLFSASAKAQIQKVEPPFWYAGMKNPELQIMFYGKNIAQYEASVSNNVVIKNVEKTENPNYVFLTIDTQNLKASELIFSFKMKNKVAFTQKYSLKERRANSADRKSYDASDMIYLIMPDRFANGNPKNDSNASLTDKENRKDPSGRHGGDIEGIIKNLDYIASLGATTIWNTPLNEDNDKQHSYHTYAQSDVYKIDPRYGTNEDYVRLAAEMHKRNMKLVMDYVTNHWGITHWMMQDLPTKSWFNRIDNYAQTHHRREVITDIHASKTDKEICLDGWFVPSMPDLNLRNPLVAKYLTQNAIWWIEYANLDGFRVDTYNYSDPTAMANWAKSVTDEYPNFNIVGEIWMHNQAQLAYWQKDSKIGAIQNYNSNLPSVMDFTLQDQIGSAFNEDEATWDNGMIKFYNNFALDYLYPNPNNILVFAENHDTNRINDGYKYDVAKYKLVMTLLATVRGIPQLYYGSEIGMGGDKSKGDGGIRQDFPGGWIGDKNNAFTKEGRTELQAQYFDFTSKLFNWRKLNEAVHFGKMTHYIPENNSYVYFRYTDTKTVMVVFNNNAKPQTIKTDRFKENIKNYKSGKDVITEKTFDLTTEITLEPKSAVVLELN
- a CDS encoding glycerophosphodiester phosphodiesterase — its product is MLKIAHRGAKGYEPENTLKAFQKALDLKADGIELDVHLSLDGHLIVMHDETIDKMTNGKGFVNTLSLSELKSFLIADQYEIPTLNEVFNLIDKKCLINIELKNADTAAKVVALIHQYISEKSWNYEHFIVSSFDWNALLEVHHLDSKILIGVLTETALDTALTFAESIKACAIHPDYQLLNQENTRQIQEKGFWVLPWTVNEAKDIQKIKSYHVDGIISDFPDKI
- a CDS encoding Crp/Fnr family transcriptional regulator; translated protein: MESSLKEQILSIASFTEKEIEKILSCFEYEKFDAKTYLSSIGKISNRIFFISNGLARTYYLKDGKEITTYLSCDNGFISSYSSFINQTPSYENIHCLEECEVLSINYEKMQDLYAAIPNWERVGRILAEQNYLCMADRILKLQMIPAKEKYLTFLETAHPKIIQRTPLIHVASFLGITAESLSRIRQSIS
- a CDS encoding glycoside hydrolase family 97 protein, coding for MKKLFLASFLLFAFSTVAQAQQLKSPEGKFVMEFSLQNDGTPTYNLKYKNKEVVKTSKLGLELKGDQKSLLNDFTIADSKATTFDENWKPVWGEVDQIRNHYNELAVTLNQKGTDRQIVIRFRLFDDGLGFRYEFPTQKNLTYFIIKEERTQFAMAGDHTAFWIPGDYDTQEYDYTKSKLSEIRGLSEKAYTANVSQKSFSPTGVQTSLMLKTNDGIYINLHEAALINYSCMHLNLDDKNMIFESWLTPDAKGDKGYMQAPSHSPWRTIMVSDDAREILASKMTLNLNDPSKIDDTSWIKPVKYIGVWWEMITGKSSWSYTNDFPTVQLGVSDFSKAKPNGTHGATNANVKKYIDFAAKNGFDAVLVEGWNEGWEDWFGHSKDYVFDFVTPYPDFDVKGLHEYAKSKGVKIIMHHETSGSVRNYERHMDKAYQFMKDNGYDAVKSGYVGDILPRGENHYDQWIVNHYQYAIEKAADYKIMVNAHEAVRPTGICRTYPNLIGNEAARGTEYQAFGGSKPNHVTVLPFTRLIGGPMDYTPGIFEMDISKMNPDNKSHVNSTIANQLALYVTMYSPLQMAADTPENYDRFPDAFQFIKDVAVDWSESKYIEAEPGDFITVARKAKGTNNWFVGNVNGETSRTSNIDFSFLEKGKKYTATIYADAKDAHYKTNPQAYTIKKISVTSKSKLSQLSAPGGGYAISIIETK
- a CDS encoding glycoside hydrolase family 65 protein; this translates as MNQDYIKPDNWSIIEEGFDAGSVKSSESLFSIGNGAMGQRANFEETYSGETFQGSYIAGIYYPDKTKVGWWKNGYPKYFAKVLNAPNWIGIDIEINEENLDLHHCTEVRNFRRELNMQEGWYNRSFEAVLKNGTEIAVNVRRFLSLDLDEAGVIKYDITPLNKDAKIVYKPYIDAGVTNEDANWDEKFWEPLEVKKGTNEAFVTAQTFKTHFKVTTFMHNTIFANGENVNISPSIIDSTADKVQYTYGTIIAKGQTSSIQKIGGYTVSLNHENTLTAAEKCIKAALSLGYNTLLQNQKEAWSKIWEMSDITIDGDVKAQQGIRFNIFQLNQTYLGKDSRLNIGPKGFTGEKYGGSTYWDTEAYCIPFYMATKDQQVARNLLTYRFNQLDKAIENAKDNLGFKNGAALYPMVTMNGEECHNEWEITHEEIHRNGAIAFAIFNYYRYTGDYSYIPEKGLEVLIGIARFWHQRASFSKDKNQYVILGVTGPNEYENNINNNFYTNYIAKWCIDYAEEQIKKVAVEYPADHKRILEKVTLSAAEIQEWKKVADNMYFPISEELGLYLQQDGFLDKDLVPVKDLDRSQRPINQKWSWDRVLRSPYIKQADVLQCFYFFENHFSKEELKRNFEFYESFTVHESSLSPCVHSIQAAALDKMDMAYTFYLRTSRLDLDDYNKEVEEGCHITSMAGTWMSIVEGFGGMRVIEDQLHFSPKIPKEWDGYSFKINFRNRIVKVAVNHIETIFTVDGDQDLTIIVNDKPLTISKMAQIN